The following nucleotide sequence is from Barnesiella viscericola DSM 18177.
TCACCACGATGTCTTCGCGGCCCAACTTCTTCAACTCCTCGATAACCTGCGGAATCAAGGTCTTGTGACCGGCAGCCAGCGAAGATACACCCAACACGTGCACGTCGTTTTCGACGGCTTGGCGGGCAGCCTCGGCCGGAGTCTGGAACAACGGGCCCATATCTACGTCGAAACCGCAGTCGGCATAACCCGTAGCCACTACTTTGGCACCCCGGTCGTGACCGTCCTGACCCATCTTGGCAATCATGATACGCGGTTGACGACCTTCTTTCTTGGCAAATTTCTCGCACAATTCCGTTGCCCGAACGAAATCGGCATCTTGTTTGGTTTCTGATGAATACACGCCTGATATAGTTCTGATTACTGCTTTATAACGTCCTACTACCTTTTCGCATGCATAAGAGATTTCGCCCAACGTAGCGCGTACCTTGGCGGCTTTGACGGCCAGGTCGAGCAGGTTGCCCTTCTTGGTCTCCACACACTCGGTGATGGCATCGAGGGCAGCCTTGACGGCATCGTTGTCGCGGTGCGATTTGAGGTACTGCAAGCGCTCGATTTGCTCTTTGCGCACAGCCGTGTTGTCGACTTCGAGGATATCGATGGGAGCCTCTTTTTCGAGACGGTATTTGTTCACGCCCACGATGGTCTGTTTGCCCGAGTCGATACGAGCCTGCGTGCGTGCGGCAGCCTCCTCGATACGCAACTTGGGCAGACCGGTTTCGATAGCCTTGGCCATACCGCCCAGTTTCTCGATTTCCTGGATATGCTCCCACGCTTTGTGTGCGAGTTCGTTGGTCAGAGCCTCTACATAGTACGAACCGGCCCACGGGTCAATCTCCTTGGTGATGTAGGTCTCTTCCTGAATGTAGATCTGAGTATTACGGGCGATACGTGCCGAGAAATCGGTAGGCAGTGCGATGGCCTCGTCGAGGGCGTTGGTGTGCAACGACTGGGTATGACCCAGAGCGGCCCCCATGGCTTCGATACAGGTACGACCCACATTGTTGAAGGGGTCTTGCTCGGTGAGTGACCAACCCGACGTTTGCGAGTGTGTGCGCAGAGCCAGCGATTTGGGATTCTTGGGGTTGAACTGTTTCACAATCTTGGCCCACAACATACGGGCGGCACGCATCTTGGCAATCTCCATGAAGAAGTTCATGCCGATGGCCCAGAAGAACGACAACCGCGGCGCGAACGAGTCGATGTCCATACCGGCATTGATACCGGCACGCAGGTATTCGAGACCGTCGGCCAAGGTGTAGGCCAACTCGATGTCGGCCGTGGCTCCGGCCTCCTGCATGTGATAACCCGAAATCGAAATCGAGTTGAACTTGGGCATATACTGCGAGGTAAACTCGAAGATGTCGGCGATGATTCGCATCGAGAATTCGGGCGGATAAATATAGGTGTTGCGCACCATGAACTCTTTGAGAATATCGTTCTGGATCGTACCGGCCATCTCTTCGAGTTTGGCACCCTGTTCCAGACCGGCGTTGATGTAGAATGCCAGGATAGGAAGCACGGCACCGTTCATGGTCATGGATACCGACATCTTGTTCAAGGGGATTCCGTCGAAGAGCACCTTCATGTCTTCGAGCGAGCAGATAGATACACCGGCTTTACCCACATCGCCTACCACACGCTCATGATCGGCATCGTAACCGCGGTGTGTGGGGAGGTCGAATGCAACCGACAGACCTTTCTGACCCGAGGCCAGGTTGCGACGATAGAATGCGTTGGATTCCTCGGCTGTGGAGAAACCGGCATACTGACGGATTGTCCAGGGGCGTATGGCATACATGCCGCTGTACGGGCCACGCAGGAAGGGAGGTATACCGGCTACGTAGTTGAGGTGTTCAAGACCTTCGAGGTCTTCTTTGGTATAAATGGGTTTAACGGGTATCTGTTCTGGCGTAATCCAGTTCTCACCCTCGCTGACCACTTTCCCTGCCGAGTGAGTGAAAGCGTCTTTTGTAATATCTATATTCTTAAAATTAGGTCTCATTGTTTTTTTGTTTTTCTTGACGTGATACAAAATGGTACGACTTTAAATCGAGAGTTTCTCGTTAAACGATCTCAGCGTATCGAGAACGTTGGAACGCACGTGGATAAACTCGGTAATACCCTGAGCTTTCAAATCGTCCATGCAGGCGGGGGCACCGGCTACGACAAACAGGGCACGGCCGTCGAGCAGCTTGAAGGCCTCGGGGGCGTATTGTGCATATTCGTCGTCGCTCGAACAGAGTACCACGATATCGGCCTTGGCTTCGAGAGCGGCATCGATACCGGCCTGTACGGTTTCAAATCCGAGGTTGTCGATAATCTTGTATCCGGCACAAGCAAAGAAGTTGGCCGAGAATTGCGAACGGGCCAGACGCATGGCCAGGTTACCGATGGTGAGCATGAACACCGACGGACGTTTGCCCGAACGCTCGGTAGCCAAACGCAGAGCTTCAAAGTCGCTGGCGGCGCGTTTGGTATTCAGCACGGGGAATTCGGGTTCGCAATGGTGGTCGTCGTGTTTGCCACAACCGCAGCCGCAAGCCTCGCCTTTGGTAATCTTGTCGCCGGCCACTTCGTTGAAGTTGGGGTACTGGTTGGTACCCAGCAAAATCTCCTTGCGACGGGCTACATTGGTGTGACGGGTTTCGGCCGAAGCGTTTACCTGATTTTGTACGAAGCCCTCTTTCACGGCTTTGTAGAAACCACCTTTGTCCTCAACTTCGAGGAAGAGTTTCCAGGCCTGCTCGGCAATCGAAACCGTGAGGGTCTCTACATAATACGAACCGGCACCCGGGTCGGTAATGCGGTTGATATGCGACTCCTCTTTCAGCAGCAGTTGCTGGTTGCGGGCCAAGCGCTCCGAAAAATCATCGGGTTCCTTATAGGCCTTGTCAAAGGGAGTCGTGGTGATTGAATCTACACCGGCCAGGGCAGCCGACATGGTCTCGGTCTGCGAGCGGAGCAGATTGACATAAGCGTCGAAAACGGTTTGGTTGAATTCCGAAGTCTGGGCATGAGCCTTCATCTTGCAGGCGCAATCGCAAGCCGGATTGTATTGTTTTACAATCTGAGCCCACAACATGCGGGCTGCCCGGAATTTGGCCAATTCCATAAAGTAGTTGGACGAGATTCCGAAATTGAATTTGATTCGATTGGCCACCTCGTCGACGGTCAAGCCCTTTTCAGTGAGGGCAGCCAGCCATTCGTTACCCCAGGCGAGGGCAAAGCCCAACTCCTGCGAAATGAACGAGCCGGCGTTGTTCAGCATCACGGCATCGACAGCCAGCACTCTGAACAGGGGCAACTCTTTCACGGCGGCGATGATGGCAACAGCCTGATCGGCATAGTCGGCAAAATCGCGACCTTTGGTCAACATGCGCTTAAACGGATTGAAACGGATAGAACCCGAAATCTTGGTCAAATCGGCACCTGTCGTTTTGAGGTAGGCGGCTACCGTCTCGGCAAGTTTCACTGTGCTTTTCATGCAAGAGGAGAAGTTCAACTCGACTTTCTCCACATCGATACCATGCAGCAAAGTTCCCAGATTTTCCACCGAAATCAAATCTTTCGAGAGCTCGAATCCCAGCGACTCGACACCCTTCGTGAGGATATCCAAAGCCTTGGCATTGGCCTCCTTGACATCGGTCACTTTAATATCCTGACGCACCAGCCAGTTGTTGTCGGTACGCGTACCCCGTACGTAGGGATATTCGCCGGGAAGCGAATCGGTCGTGTGCAGACCGGCAATGTCTTCGGCACGATACATGGGGTTTACATTAAACCCTTCGTTGGTCCTCCATACGAGTTTCTTGTCAAAATCAGCCCCTTTCAGGTCGGCAATGACCTTGTCTTTCCATTCTTGCGTGGAGACCGGCGGGAACTGGTCAAACAGTTTTTCTTTACTTTCTGCCATAGTTGTTATTAGTTAAGTTGTTTAAGCCAAACTATTTTTTATTGGTTTATTTATAAAATGTGTCAAGCACCAAATCTCTATGCCCGACAACCGAGAACAAAAGTAGTATAAATAGTTTGAAATAAAGAATTTTTTCTGTAATTTTTATACCTGTCATTCCCCTCCCTGCAAAAGACTTTTCCACAAATAAGGGAGAGCTCTCGAACCCCTTTTGTATAAAGGGATTCGGGTAACCCGATTCTCATTTTTTTTGTATATTAGTAACAGGCAACCTACCATAATAGGTTGTTCAGATTTAATCATTTACACATCGATCTATATGAATGAGGGTAAAAAACTGGTCTATTCTGGCGATCTGCTGCGAAAATTTCTGCATCAGAAAAAGCTTACATACAAGGAAGCTGCCAAAGAACTGGGATTAGACAAGAATACCATAGGCAAGGCTGTAAGAGGTGGAAACATGAATATCAATGTGTTACTGAATATAGCCAACCACTGGAAAATTCCTATTACCAATTTCTTTACATGGGTCAATAATGAGGAGTGCGGAGAATCCTATTTTATTAGTTCGGCCAAATATCAGGCATGGCAGGAAGATGAGGATTCAACTGTTTCCGAAGCCTCTAAAATCTATAAAAATATTAAAAATTCATCAATCGAAAAACCTGATTTGATTGCTTCCAAACGACAGGAAATCGAACTCCTGCAAGAGCTTATTCAAAACTATCAGAAGAGAATCGAGTTGCTCCAACAAGAGCTACAACATCAAGGACAGTAGTCCCTACCCTACCATCTCTATTTCGTAAAATCGACCGGCGCTATTTTCCCCATCAACGACACGATTTGAGACTGACGCCTTAACATATACCCCGAAGGTGCAGCCGAATTGAAACGTCGAGGATTGGGCAACGTAGCGGCAATAAGAGCGCATTGCGAGCGTGTGAGCCGGGATGCCGACTTGTGAAAGTGCTGCCGGGCTACCGACTCGACCCCATAGATGCCCCTGCCCGTCTCTATCGAGTTGAGATAGACCTCCATGATACGCTCTTTCCCCCAAAAGAGTTCGATGAGTACGGTAAAATAGGCTTCCAATCCTTTGCGCACATAGGAGTGACCGGGCCACAGAAATACGTTTTTGGCGGTCTGCTGCGTAATGGTGCTGGCGCCGCGCGGACGCTTGCGGTGCTTGTTCTCCTCGATGACTTTCTTCAACTCCTCGAAGTCGAAACCGTGATGGGTCATGAACCGATTATCCTCGGAGGCTATTACCGCCATGGGCATATGGCGCGACATCTTTTCGATGGGGACCCACCGATGATGCCACTCGACCTTCTTGCCATCGGCCAACTGCTCGACTGTCCGGATTACCATCAACGGGGTAACATACACGGGGATAAACCGGTACAGCAGCACAACGAAGACGGTCGACAGGAAGAAGAAGAGGACTATGCGTTTTGTCCAACGCCAAATGGTACGCATCATAATTTCATCAATCTTTTATACACTCGACCCGGGCCCATCGGTTTTTCTCGGCGTGACCGGCCAGGCGCAGCCCCAGCCGCTCGGCCTCGGCCTGTATCGCGGGAATGTCTTCCACATAAAATCCGCTCATGAACAACCGCGACCCGCTCTTCATGTGTGCGACGTAGGCATGCATGTCGGCCAACAGGATATTGCGGTTGATGTTGGCGAAGATAAAATCGAAGGTCTCCGGCTTCAACGCCTCGACACCACCCAGGCGCACCTCAATATCGGGCAGGTGATTCAACCGCACATTCTCCACGGCATTCTCGGTGGCAAACTCGTCGATGTCGACCGCCACAATAGGCGAAGCTCCTTTCATGCCGGCCAGTATGGCCAACACAGCCGTACCACACCCCATGTCGAGTACCGAACGACCGGTGAAATCGGTAGCCAGTATGGCTTGCAGCATGAGGGTAGTCGTTTCGTGATGTCCAGTACCGAACGCCATCTTGGGGTCGATGAGTACATCGTAGCGGGCCTGAGGCACATCTTTGTGAAAGGTGCTGTGTATCACACATTCATCGCCCACGACAATGGGCTTGAAGTAGTTCTTCTCCCACTCTTCGTTCCAGTCCTTCCCTGCCACGAAAGTGACTTGCCGAGAAAGTGAAACGCCGTCGAGGGGAAAGCGGTCCAACACGGCTTCAAGCTCTGCTTCGTCGTATTTTCCCTGCGGAACAAAAGCGGTCACCCCCTTCTCGTCGGGGACAAAACTTTCGTAACCGATTTCACCCAGCATGGCAGCCAGCACATCGGTGACCACCTCGCTACACGGCTCTGCATCGAGCCGCACCTGCATATAGTCGTTCATAGTTTATCGTTTCTCCCGCATGGCTTTCTGAGCACGCGGATAGAGCACATCGCGCACAAAAGCATAACCGGGATATTTATTCATGATAGTTTTATACATGGACAACGCCTGTTCGTAGTGCTCATTTCGTTCGTTGACCACCCCGATGGTTACCAGCAACTGCACATAGAGCCAATGATGTGCATTGAGCGAAGCATTCTTCTCCATACTCTGACGGGCATGCTGATAGCATTTCAACCCTTCGGCCTTATCGCCGCCAAACATACCAGGCATGTAGAAGAGTATGTTGCCATACAAGATAGAGACCCAACTGTCGTTGGGAGCGAGCTTGTAGGCCTCACGTGCCGAAGAGAGCATGGAGGGTGCCAACGTGGTCGCCTTCAAGGGGGAAAGAGCGATTTTAAGACCCAGCAAATTGGCATACAGGGCCTTGAATCGGGCATCTTGCGGATATAGCTTCTGATATTTTTCCGAGAGAGCCAATGCGGTTTTCAGATAGTTCTGCGCCTCGGTTTTCCGCTTTTTGTCGACCAGATGGCCCACCAGTCCGTAATAACCGCACAAGATTTCATGACGACCGTCGAGGGTCGCACACGACTTGTCGGCACTCATCTGTGTCAAGACGGCGCCCCACTGCGGAATCTTCTGCTCGATAAACAGGTCATACAACTTCTCGCGATAGTCAGCGAGCGAAGCTCCCCTCACGGGCAATTGTGCAAAAGCCACGCAAAGGAGCAGCAGACATACGATTCGTTTCATAATTAATCCTCCTCTGTACGAGGGTGCAAAGATAGGCAATAAAACCCGAAAGTGAATATCCTGCGGAGCAAAAATAGGGTTTGCCTCCCTACCCGACTGCTCGAAAAGGCCTTAACGGGCATCGGTGATGCCATACATGAGCTGGTCGAGCAAGATGGGTATATCGCTCGACGAGATACCGGCCGAGACGAGGTCGGGAATATCCTGCTTGAAGTTGGCCAGGAATTTGGCCGTATTGCCACCGTCGAGTTCGATGCTGCGCCGATAGTAGTCGATGGCCTGCCGGATATGCCCCAGCGAAAACTCTACATGCCCGGCATTGAGGTAGTCGAGGGCGGTGGGTTTCCCGGCCAGAATCTTCGCGTAATAGCGACGGGCCTGCTCCTTCTTCCCCACCAGGAACGAACACCAGGCAATCGGCTGCCAAGCCTTCCCGCCGTCGGGGTCGAGGTAGTCGACCTTGAAATAGTATTTCAACGCCTCTTCATAATCCTTCTGCTCGACATAGCAGTGGCCGATATTCATCTGCACCGACAGGTTATCGGGCTGTATCTTCTCGGCCCTGTGATAATACGAGAGGGCCATCTCGGGCTTCTTCAAATTGCGATAACAGGTTGCTATGCGGCGAATGGTCCAGAAGTTGTCGGGGGCAATAATCTCGGCTTTGAGGAAGGCTTCGAGGGCCTCGGCATATTCGCCCTGCTTCTGGTAACAGAAGCCAATCTTCTGGTACACCTCGGCGTCGGAGTGATAGGTAGCCGAGAGTCGTTCGAAGAGTTCGAGGGCCTCGTCGTAATATCCCCGACGAAAATAGTATTCGCCAATGAGTCGCAGGCTCTCCTGCCCGCTTAACAGCGGTTCCAGAACCGACACATGCAGCAGGTTGATGTGGCCGGCAAAGGGGTCGGTAAACTCCGAGCGGCGGATATAGAGCTTAAAGAAGCGGTAAAGGTCCTGGATATACCGGTTGGAGATGTTCTCGCGGCTCTTCTCCTTTTTCATCAGCTCCTCGTTGGCCATCTCCTGCATGGCAGCATTCTCGGCACCGAACTGGCCCATCATCATCTGACGTTGCGACTCGGGCACCTGCGACAGACTCAGGCAGAACGAGTATTTGTCAGAGTTGCACAACAGGGCCGAAGCCGAGAGCATCTTCTTGAACCGCTCACCCCCCTGGCCGTCCAACAACCCCGACAGCGCCGTGTGCTCGGGATTAAACGGCAGGAACCAGTTCTGTATCGACTGGAAGAAAGGGAAACTTTTCAGGTGCGAAAAGGTGCTCATGAAGACATCGGCACCCTCCATCTGCAAGTCGGTCAACTCCTTCAACTTGTCGGCAATACCGGTCTTGTCGAGCATATCCTGCCACTCGGGATTCTCTTCGAGGGCATTGATGTCGTTCATCAAATCTTCCTGTTTGATTTTTTTGTAGAGCGACGGTCCCAGCTTCATCATCTCGGGCAGCAGCTCCTCGGTCATCTTGCGGGTAATCTTCTCGGTCTCCTGGGTCTTGATCAGTTGCAGAAAGACGGTGCGCACGTCGCCCTTGAAACGGGGCTCCTCACCCAGCGCATCGATACGGTGCTGCACCCGGGGGAAAAGCGACAGCCGCTCGCGATAGATATACATCACAATCAGTGCCGCACAGAGCGAGCGCATCTGTATCTCGGGCGACTCCTGCCGGTAGCCGTCGAGCAAGAGGAGCAACTTCTCCTCATCGAAACGGTGCAGCAGATTCAGCAACAGGGCCGAAATCAACAGCCCCACCAGGTCGTCGGGGAAACGGTTGGCATAGAGGGCATCGCGCAACGTGGCGTAGTCCTCTTCACGAGCCGGATAGTTGGTCCACACGTCCATAAACAGGATACCGGCCTCCTCTTCCACCCGACGTTTCAACGATTTCAACTTGGCGGCGTCCTGCTCCTGCCCGCTCAACAGCGAGGCCAGCGAGAGGTCGTTGAGCGCCTGGTCGCAGCGGTCGCACTGCGAAGCTAGTGTCTCGTTGGCCCGACTGGCCGTCGCGTAACGTTTCCAGCCGTAATACTGGGTAGGCGACACGGGGGCCGCCAACTCGTCGGAGACCCGATCGGTGAGCGCATAGGCCGATACCACCAGGTGGTCGTAGATGCGCTTACGCTCGGGGTCCTCCACCCCGTCGAGCATGTATTGTATCATGTATTTATACGACGTCTCCATCTCGTTGAGCTTGTCACGGCTGAGCCAGTCTTGCAGTTCGGTAATCAGCACAGCCAGTTTGCCGAAGGCATCTTTCAAACGGCGCTCGGCCAACAAGGCGTATATCTCGTATTGTTGTTTGGCAATTTCGGTTGTAATCATCGGTGCAAATCTAAACGGTAGTAAATTTACGGAGCTTTCTCCAATATAACAAACTTAGCCTGCAAATAGTGTGCCGCAAAAAGGTTATTTCGTTTTTACATTTTCAGGCCCCACGTTTTCCCGAAAATCGCCTGACGGCCTGCCATTTTTGCATCGGCGTCATCGCTCGCCAAGAATCTCGTCCGTCCAAAATTTGTTTCTCCCCGGGCTTTGCACTATCTTTGTCAACATCATGCAGCATTTTGCATGACTCAACCGATTTATACACCTATATTATGATACAACGCATTCAATCGATTTATCTGCTGCTGGCCGCTGCATTGATGGCCACGTTCCTCTTCTGTCCCATCGCCCAGTTCGATACTCCCGACGGGCTTTACAGTTTCACCGCGCAAGGGGTATCGACCGTCATGGCCGAGCCTGCCGCACAAGCTGCCGAAGCGGGTGCTACGATTGCACGCACCTCGGTATTCACACCCACATGGGGTGTATTTGCCCTGGGGACGATTATTGCCGTATTGTCGATTATCGCCATCTTCCTTTACAAAAACCGACCTACACAGGCCCGCATCTGCATGATCAACGCCTTCTTCCTGGTGACCTTCTACGTTGTCATCTTCCTGAGCGGTTATACCTTCCACGGCGACCTGGCTGCTACCCACACGTCGTGGACGGCCTACCTCATCATGCCTTTCGTCGCTCTCGTGCTTGATGTTCTGGCCTACAAAGCCATCAACAAGGACGAGCAACTGGTGCGCAGCATGGACCGCATTCGCTAAATGCCGAGCTTCTCTTTCAGGAACCGCCCCGTGTAGGAGGCCTCGCAACGGGCCACCTCTTCGGGTGTGCCGGTGCATACGACGTATCCGCCCTCCTTACCCCCTTCGGGCCCCATGTCGATAATGTGGTCGGCACACTTGATGACGTCCATGTTGTGCTCGATAATCACTACGGTGTGTCCGCGCTCGATCAGCTGGTTGAATGATTTCAGCAACGTGTTGATGTCGTGGAAATGTAACCCCGTAGTGGGCTCGTCGAAGATGAAGAGTGTGGGTTCCTGCCGCTCGTTGCTGAGGAAGAAGGCGAGCTTGACCCGCTGGTTCTCACCGCCCGAGAGGGTCGACGACGATTGTCCCAGCTTGATATATCCCAAGCCCACATCTTGCAGCGGCTTCAACCGCTTGACAATGCGCTTCTCCTGACTGCCGTCAACCTCCGAGAAGAACTCGATGGCCTGATTGATGGTCATGTCGAGCACGTCGCTGATGTTCTTGCCCCGATATTCTATTTCGAGCACCTCCTGTTTGTAACGTTTTCCATGGCAGGCCTCGCATTCGAGCACGATGTCGGCCATGAACTGCATCTCGACCGTGATGGTACCCTCGCCCTTGCACTCTTCGCAGCGTCCACCCTCGGAGTTGAACGAGAAATACGAAGGCGAAAATCCCATCTGCTTGGCCCCCTGCTGGTCGGCAAAGAGCTTGCGTATCTCGTCGAAGGCTTTCAGATAGGTGGCAGGATTGGAACGGGTCGATTTTCCGATGGGATTCTGGTCGACAAACTCGACCGCCTTGATGCGGTCCATGTCGCCCGTGAATCGGGAATAGGTCCCCGGCATCTCACCCCCCTCGCCATAGTAGCGCAGAAGTCCGCGATAAAAGACATCGCGCACGAGCGACGATTTGCCAGAACCGCTCACCCCCGTGACCACCGTCATGACCCGGAGCGGGAATTTCACGTTGACCGATTTCAGATTGTTCTGGGCAGCCCCTTCGACCTCGATATACTGGTTCCATTTGCGACGGGTAGCTGGCACCTCGATCTTGCACTCGCCGGTCAGGTAGCGCATGGTGTAGCTGCGGGTGGCCTTGGGCAACCGGGAGAGGTCGCCCTGGTAGACCACCTCGCCTCCCAGCCGACCGGCCAACGGACCGATGTCGATGATATAGTCGGCTGCCCGGATTATCTCCTCGTCGTGCTCGACGACCACAACCGTATTGCCCAGCTCCTGCAACTCGCGCAGCACTTTGATGAGCAGATGCGTGTCGCGCGAATGGAGCCCGATGCTGGGCTCGTCGAGGATATAGAGCGAACCCACCAGACTGCTGCCCAACGACGTGGCCAGGTTGATGCGCTGGCTCTCACCGCCCGAGAGGGTCGACGACAGCCGGTTGAGCGTGAGGTAGTCGAGCCCCACCTCCTGCAAAAAGCGTATACGATTTCTAATCTCGGTCAACAATCGCTTGGCGATGGCCGAGTCGTGCTCGTCGAGTTGCAGTTCGTCGAAGAAGGTTTTCAGTTCGCCGATGGGCAGATTCACCAACTCGGTAATGGAGCGGCCCCCCACCTTCACATATTCGGCTTCGGGTTTCAGACGGCTGCCCTTGCACACCGGGCAGGTAGTCTTGCCCCGGTAGCGGGCGAGCATCACCCGGTACTGTATCTTGTACTGGTTGGCTTCGAGCATGGCAAAGAAACCGTCGATTCCTTCGAAGTCGCCGGCTCCGTGCCACAAAATATCTTTCTCGCGGTCGGTGAGCTTATAGTAGGGGCGATGTATGGGGAAATGCAACGCCTCGGCCCGACGAATGAGTGCGTTTTTCCACTCGCTCATCTTCTCGCCCCGCCAGCACATCACGGCATCGTCGTAAACCGAGAGGGTCTTGTTGGGCACCACCAGGTCCTCATCGATACCGATGACCCGCCCGAATCCCTCGCACTCGGGGCAGGCCCCCACGGGGTTGTTGAAGTTGAACATCAAGTCGCTCGGCTCGTTGAAGGTGATACCGTCGGCCTCGAAACGTTTCGAGAAGTTGAACTCCTGCACCCCCTCGGGCGTGTGCATCTGAACGGTACACTCGCCATTCCCCTCGAAGAAGGCGGTCTCGACCGAATCGGCCAACCGACTGACGGTGTCGTTCTCGTGCGACACGCTCAACCGGTCGATTACCAGGCGCACCTTCGAAGCTTCGGGCAGAGTGTCACCGCCCAACAACTCTTCGATCGACACAAAGCAGCCGTCCACCTCGACCCGCGGGAATCCCTCCTTCTGCAAGATTTGCAACTGTGTCTTCAAGTCACGCCCTTCGGGAATCGACAGGTTGGTGAGCAGGGCAAAGCGCGTACCGTCGGGGAATCCGAGGGCACAGTTTACCACGTCGTCCACCTGGTGTTTCTTGACCAAGGTTCCCGACACGGGCGAATAGGTCTTCCCGATACGGGCATAGAGCATGCGCAGGTAGTCGTAGATTTCGGTCGAGGTACCCACCGTCGACCGCGGGTTGCGCGTGTTGACCTTCTGCTCGATGGCTATGGCTGGCGGTATGCCCTTGATGTAGTCGCACTCGGGTTTACTCATACGTCCCAGGAACTGCCGGGCATAAGCCGACAGGCTCTCGACGTAGCGGCGCTGCCCCTCGGCATAGAGTGTGTCGAAGGCCAGTGACGATTTTCCCGAACCCGAGAGCCCCGTGATGACAATAAAGCGGTTGCGAGGTATCTCTACATCTATATTTTTCAGGTTGTTGACTCGTGCCCCTTTGATGAAGATTGACTGTTCAGACATAATTTCAGGAATTCTTTTGACTGCTCTGCCTTCTGTCGCACGGGCCCAACGGCTCTCTTCCATTACCGCCCCGACACGCCACAGATTGAAGGGATACCCCCTTCCCCGCAAAGCGACTGCAAAGATACGAACTTTCGCGATACGTGATTCGGGTACCTACCCTCCTTTATAATTTTTTGTAAAACAATTCATAAAAGCAAAATTCCCGGGCCGTCGGCTAACAAAATTCCAATTCTTTTGTTATCTTTGGAGTAGATAGGACAGGACGTGGAACGGCCTACACGGAAAAGGTATTTTTCGTTTGCCACTCGCCTCCTCTTATCTCTTTATAGTCTCATTAAAAAACAAAGATTATGAAAGGTCTTAATTTACTGTTTGCATTCCTCGGCGGAGCTGCCGTGGGTGCCATGGCCGGTATCTTGTTTGCCCCTGAAAAAGGGTCCGACACAAGAGCTCGCATCTGCAAGATGCTTCACGACAAGGGAATCCGTCTGAAAAAAGAAGAGATGGAACAACTCGTCGACCAAATTGCCGAAGAGGTAAAGGGTGTGAAATAATTCGCACCGCTGCAACGATGAGGATATCAAGGCTCACCTACGCCGGTGGCTTTGATACTCTCATCGGTATGTATTATTGATTACTCC
It contains:
- a CDS encoding tetratricopeptide repeat protein produces the protein MITTEIAKQQYEIYALLAERRLKDAFGKLAVLITELQDWLSRDKLNEMETSYKYMIQYMLDGVEDPERKRIYDHLVVSAYALTDRVSDELAAPVSPTQYYGWKRYATASRANETLASQCDRCDQALNDLSLASLLSGQEQDAAKLKSLKRRVEEEAGILFMDVWTNYPAREEDYATLRDALYANRFPDDLVGLLISALLLNLLHRFDEEKLLLLLDGYRQESPEIQMRSLCAALIVMYIYRERLSLFPRVQHRIDALGEEPRFKGDVRTVFLQLIKTQETEKITRKMTEELLPEMMKLGPSLYKKIKQEDLMNDINALEENPEWQDMLDKTGIADKLKELTDLQMEGADVFMSTFSHLKSFPFFQSIQNWFLPFNPEHTALSGLLDGQGGERFKKMLSASALLCNSDKYSFCLSLSQVPESQRQMMMGQFGAENAAMQEMANEELMKKEKSRENISNRYIQDLYRFFKLYIRRSEFTDPFAGHINLLHVSVLEPLLSGQESLRLIGEYYFRRGYYDEALELFERLSATYHSDAEVYQKIGFCYQKQGEYAEALEAFLKAEIIAPDNFWTIRRIATCYRNLKKPEMALSYYHRAEKIQPDNLSVQMNIGHCYVEQKDYEEALKYYFKVDYLDPDGGKAWQPIAWCSFLVGKKEQARRYYAKILAGKPTALDYLNAGHVEFSLGHIRQAIDYYRRSIELDGGNTAKFLANFKQDIPDLVSAGISSSDIPILLDQLMYGITDAR
- a CDS encoding DUF4293 domain-containing protein; this encodes MIQRIQSIYLLLAAALMATFLFCPIAQFDTPDGLYSFTAQGVSTVMAEPAAQAAEAGATIARTSVFTPTWGVFALGTIIAVLSIIAIFLYKNRPTQARICMINAFFLVTFYVVIFLSGYTFHGDLAATHTSWTAYLIMPFVALVLDVLAYKAINKDEQLVRSMDRIR
- the uvrA gene encoding excinuclease ABC subunit UvrA — translated: MSEQSIFIKGARVNNLKNIDVEIPRNRFIVITGLSGSGKSSLAFDTLYAEGQRRYVESLSAYARQFLGRMSKPECDYIKGIPPAIAIEQKVNTRNPRSTVGTSTEIYDYLRMLYARIGKTYSPVSGTLVKKHQVDDVVNCALGFPDGTRFALLTNLSIPEGRDLKTQLQILQKEGFPRVEVDGCFVSIEELLGGDTLPEASKVRLVIDRLSVSHENDTVSRLADSVETAFFEGNGECTVQMHTPEGVQEFNFSKRFEADGITFNEPSDLMFNFNNPVGACPECEGFGRVIGIDEDLVVPNKTLSVYDDAVMCWRGEKMSEWKNALIRRAEALHFPIHRPYYKLTDREKDILWHGAGDFEGIDGFFAMLEANQYKIQYRVMLARYRGKTTCPVCKGSRLKPEAEYVKVGGRSITELVNLPIGELKTFFDELQLDEHDSAIAKRLLTEIRNRIRFLQEVGLDYLTLNRLSSTLSGGESQRINLATSLGSSLVGSLYILDEPSIGLHSRDTHLLIKVLRELQELGNTVVVVEHDEEIIRAADYIIDIGPLAGRLGGEVVYQGDLSRLPKATRSYTMRYLTGECKIEVPATRRKWNQYIEVEGAAQNNLKSVNVKFPLRVMTVVTGVSGSGKSSLVRDVFYRGLLRYYGEGGEMPGTYSRFTGDMDRIKAVEFVDQNPIGKSTRSNPATYLKAFDEIRKLFADQQGAKQMGFSPSYFSFNSEGGRCEECKGEGTITVEMQFMADIVLECEACHGKRYKQEVLEIEYRGKNISDVLDMTINQAIEFFSEVDGSQEKRIVKRLKPLQDVGLGYIKLGQSSSTLSGGENQRVKLAFFLSNERQEPTLFIFDEPTTGLHFHDINTLLKSFNQLIERGHTVVIIEHNMDVIKCADHIIDMGPEGGKEGGYVVCTGTPEEVARCEASYTGRFLKEKLGI
- a CDS encoding YtxH domain-containing protein; this encodes MKGLNLLFAFLGGAAVGAMAGILFAPEKGSDTRARICKMLHDKGIRLKKEEMEQLVDQIAEEVKGVK